A genomic window from Vagococcus sp. CY52-2 includes:
- a CDS encoding cation:dicarboxylate symporter family transporter: MIDVPFFSQFLKVSNFYTLIAIVLLGAAMVCLKMLKDKKVSFSKRMIIALIIGLVLGIGIDMISNKNGIYIDHARGEISAWFGLIGTGFLKLVQLLAIPVVFLSIIKVVVDVRGDRIRSLTGRTFITLLSTTAISAIVGILVVKLFNLNATSFAGDLTEQKTEFMNNIASQSFPEFFLNLIPNNIISVMGNNGSIVSVVIIAAMFASAIRFLKVKKPIEVAPFVTFLDSLRITVNSVLTNVIKLMPYGVVALVSNTIISNGIQSVVSMLGFIAALYTGVIIMLLVYVVILSFMGVNPVMFYKKAFNTLLFAFSSRSSVGTLPYTLQTLEKDMGVSGETSNFVATLGTTIGMNGCAGVFPAMLGTLVAGAAGATMDFSFFVLVVVVVTVGSIGIAGVPGTATVAATVTLNGLGYGSAISSIGAIFGIDPIVDMGRTMLNVAGSMVSAVVVDKWEGTFDKDQFNMPSNHTQINE, translated from the coding sequence ATGATAGATGTTCCATTTTTCTCACAATTTCTTAAAGTGAGTAATTTTTACACGTTGATTGCTATTGTATTGTTAGGTGCGGCAATGGTGTGCTTAAAAATGCTTAAAGACAAAAAAGTAAGTTTTTCTAAACGCATGATTATCGCTTTGATCATTGGTCTAGTACTAGGGATTGGTATTGATATGATCAGTAACAAAAATGGTATTTACATTGATCATGCTAGAGGAGAAATATCTGCATGGTTTGGACTTATTGGGACAGGGTTTTTAAAACTAGTTCAGTTACTTGCTATTCCAGTCGTCTTTTTATCTATTATTAAAGTTGTTGTGGATGTACGAGGTGATCGTATTCGAAGTTTAACAGGTCGCACATTCATTACATTATTAAGCACAACAGCTATTTCTGCGATTGTTGGTATTTTAGTTGTTAAGCTATTTAATTTAAATGCGACTAGTTTTGCTGGAGACTTAACGGAACAAAAGACAGAATTTATGAATAATATTGCCTCACAAAGTTTTCCTGAATTCTTTTTAAATTTAATTCCTAATAATATTATTAGTGTAATGGGAAACAATGGGAGTATCGTATCGGTTGTTATTATTGCAGCGATGTTTGCCAGTGCAATTCGTTTCTTAAAGGTTAAAAAACCGATTGAAGTAGCTCCTTTTGTGACATTTTTAGATTCGCTACGTATTACAGTTAATTCTGTTTTGACAAACGTTATTAAATTAATGCCATATGGTGTGGTAGCTCTTGTAAGTAACACTATTATTTCAAATGGTATCCAATCTGTTGTTAGTATGCTAGGATTTATAGCGGCACTTTATACAGGAGTTATCATTATGTTATTGGTATATGTTGTTATTTTAAGTTTTATGGGTGTCAATCCAGTTATGTTCTACAAGAAAGCTTTTAATACATTGTTATTTGCTTTTTCTTCTCGTTCAAGCGTAGGAACATTACCTTATACTTTGCAAACACTTGAAAAAGACATGGGTGTATCAGGTGAAACATCAAACTTTGTTGCAACACTTGGAACAACAATTGGGATGAATGGATGTGCCGGAGTATTCCCTGCCATGCTTGGAACATTAGTTGCTGGAGCAGCGGGAGCTACTATGGACTTTTCATTCTTTGTGCTTGTTGTGGTTGTTGTGACAGTAGGTTCAATCGGTATTGCCGGTGTACCAGGAACAGCAACCGTTGCTGCTACTGTTACATTAAATGGATTAGGTTATGGTTCTGCTATTTCAAGTATTGGGGCTATATTTGGTATTGACCCAATTGTTGATATGGGGCGTACAATGTTAAACGTTGCCGGAAGTATGGTATCTGCGGTAGTCGTAGATAAATGGGAAGGCACGTTTGATAAAGATCAGTTCAATATGCCATCAAATCATACACAAATTAATGAATAA
- the pyrR gene encoding bifunctional pyr operon transcriptional regulator/uracil phosphoribosyltransferase PyrR codes for MTEKVVVDDMTMKRALTRITYEIIERHKGIDDIVLIGIKTRGIYLANRIAERLKQLEGKDIPVGELDITLYRDDNHVNEHDTPEVHASNIPFSIEDKEVILVDDVIFTGRTIRAALDAIMDIGRPEKISLAVLVDRGHRELPIRADYVGKNIPTSKTEQIIVSVEEYDGKDEIKIKQLN; via the coding sequence ATGACTGAAAAAGTAGTAGTGGATGACATGACAATGAAACGAGCATTGACACGTATTACTTATGAAATTATTGAACGACACAAAGGCATTGATGATATCGTGTTGATTGGGATCAAAACACGCGGCATTTATCTAGCTAATCGAATTGCTGAGAGATTAAAACAATTAGAAGGAAAAGACATTCCTGTTGGCGAGCTAGATATTACATTATACAGAGATGATAATCATGTCAATGAACACGACACACCTGAAGTACATGCATCAAATATTCCCTTTTCAATAGAAGATAAAGAAGTCATTTTAGTCGATGACGTTATTTTTACAGGTAGAACGATTCGTGCAGCACTAGACGCTATCATGGATATTGGTCGTCCTGAAAAGATTTCATTAGCCGTATTAGTTGATAGAGGACATAGAGAATTACCAATTCGAGCTGATTACGTTGGCAAAAATATTCCAACGTCAAAAACAGAACAAATTATTGTATCTGTGGAAGAATATGATGGTAAAGATGAGATCAAAATTAAACAACTTAATTAA
- a CDS encoding RluA family pseudouridine synthase, with protein sequence MTQLHYVVEDKKGRIDKVLAEVFSDYSRSQIQSWLKEEAVNVNGEIVKANYKVKQNDRVDITVPEAKELTLEPQDILLEIVYEDDDVIVVNKPQGMVVHPSMGHPDGTLVNALLFHAGSLSSINDVIRPGIVHRIDKDTSGLLMVAKNDAAHIALQDELKERKTLRKYVALVHGVIPHEKGKIEAPIGRSKDNRQKQAIVADGKEAVTHFTVLERFLDYTLIECVLETGRTHQIRVHMDYIGYPIVGDPLYGPKKTIKGNGQFLHAKTLAFTHPTTGELMTFDSELPEIFTKTLKEIENND encoded by the coding sequence ATGACACAATTACATTATGTAGTAGAAGATAAAAAAGGAAGAATTGATAAAGTATTAGCAGAAGTTTTTTCAGATTATTCACGCTCTCAAATTCAGAGTTGGTTAAAAGAAGAGGCAGTGAATGTTAATGGAGAGATTGTTAAAGCAAATTATAAAGTGAAACAAAACGATCGTGTTGATATTACGGTACCAGAAGCAAAAGAATTAACCTTAGAACCACAAGATATTCTATTAGAAATTGTTTATGAAGATGATGATGTGATTGTGGTAAATAAACCTCAAGGAATGGTAGTCCATCCATCTATGGGTCATCCTGATGGAACGCTTGTTAATGCATTATTATTCCACGCAGGATCACTTTCAAGTATTAATGATGTGATCCGTCCGGGGATTGTTCACCGAATTGACAAGGATACATCTGGACTATTGATGGTGGCAAAAAATGATGCGGCACATATTGCGCTTCAGGATGAGTTAAAAGAACGTAAAACATTAAGAAAATATGTGGCGTTAGTTCATGGTGTCATTCCACATGAAAAAGGAAAAATCGAAGCACCAATAGGTAGAAGTAAAGACAACCGTCAAAAACAAGCGATCGTAGCAGATGGTAAAGAAGCAGTGACTCATTTTACCGTATTAGAACGATTTTTAGATTATACATTAATTGAATGTGTCCTTGAAACTGGTCGAACACATCAAATTCGGGTGCACATGGATTATATCGGTTATCCAATTGTTGGCGATCCACTATATGGTCCTAAGAAAACGATAAAAGGAAATGGGCAGTTTTTACACGCTAAAACATTAGCCTTTACGCATCCAACAACAGGAGAGCTGATGACCTTTGATTCTGAGTTACCAGAAATATTTACAAAAACATTGAAGGAAATCGAAAATAATGATTGA